The genome window TTGCCATGCCGACCAGCGTATTAGATTCGAGCGAACCAGACCTTGCATCCGAGTCGACCCATGAGTGACGCGTCCACAGATCTTGCCCCGGAACAAGAGGTGCGCGTCGTCATCGGAGCGCTCATGTTGGTGATGCTCCTCTCGTCACTCTCTCAGACGATCGTCTCGACCGCATTGCCGACGATCGTCGGAGAGTTGGGCGGGCTTGAGTACCTTGCCTGGATCGTCACTGCCTACATGCTGGCGATGACCGTGGTAACGCCGATCTACGGAAAGCTGGGCGACATGCTCGGGCGCAAGCGCGTACTGCAGGCAGCCATCATCTTGTTCCTTGCCGGATCGGCGCTCTGCGGCTTCGCCCAATCCACCACGCACCTCATCATCTTCCGCGCCATCCAAGGCTTGGGTGGGGGTGGGCTGATCGTCAGCGCGATGGCGGCGGTCGGCGATGTCGTCAGCCCTCGCGAGAGGGGGCGCTACCAGGGTTATTTCGGCGCGGTATTCGGCGTCTCCACTGTCACCGGTCCGCTGATCGGCGGCTACATAGTCGAACATCTGAGCTGGCGATGGATCTTCTACGTCAATCTTCCCGTCGGCCTTGTCGGCCTAGCAGTCATCGCATGGGCTTTCGCGCCACCCCCCAAGCGGGAGCCACGACCGATGGACTGGACCGGAGCGGCATTGCTGGCCATTGGGCTGACGGCACTGGTGCTGTCGACCAGCCTTGGGGGCAACACGCTGCCATGGACCTCGCCGGTCATCCTCGGGCTCGCGGCCCTGACGATCCTGTCCCTCGGCGCGCTCGTCTGGGCCGAGAGACGCGCCGCCGAGCCGATCCTGCCGCCAGCGCTTTTCAGAAACCAGACGTTCCTCGTCTCATCGGCGGTCGGGTTCATCGTCGGTCTCGCGATGTTCGCTGCGGTAACCTACATGCCCGTCTATCTGCAGATCGTTCAGGGGATCAGCCCGTCGCGCGCCGGACTTGCGCTGACCCCGTTGATGGGCGGTTTGTTCCTGACCTCGATCGTGTCGGGCCGGATCATCAGCCGGATCGGACGGTATCGCACTTTTCCGATCGTCGGCACGGCGCTCATGGCCGTAGGACTGGGACTGATGTCGTTTCTCGGCCCGCAGACCAGCCTGCTTCTGGCACTCGGTGCGATGTCGGTGTTGGGACTCGGGCTTGGCCTCGTGATGCAGGTGCTCGTTCTTGCCGTCCAGAATGCGGTGGACTACCGCAATCTCGGCGTTGCCACCTCCGGCGCGACGTTGTTCCGGTCGATCGGCGGTGCCCTGGGTGTTTCGGGTGCCGGGGCGATATTCTCCGCCGGCCTGGCGACACGCCTGTCGGCCACATTACCCTCGGGAACTTCGGTCGCCACGACCCCGGGGGCCATCAACGCGCTGCCCGGTCCCACGCGCGATCTTTATCACGCCGCTTATGCCGGGGCGCTCCATCCCGTCTTCGTGACGGCAGCCGCGCTTGCCGTGCTTGCCTTTGCTTTGACCTGGGCAATGCGGGACATACCGCTGCGCGAGACGGTGGGATCGGCTCCGGTCAGTCCCGATATAGCCGACAGTTTCGCCATGCCACGCAATGCCAGCTCGCTTGAAGAGCTTCGGCGCATCGTTGCAATCGCTTCGAGCGAACCCAACAGAAGCGAAGCGCTCAATCGCATCCTGACGAGCCTCGAAGTGGATCTGTCGCCCGAAGAGGCCTGGCTTTTGCTGCAGATCGCCCGCGCGGAGGGAACTCTGCCCCTCGATCGTCTGGGCGGGGCTTCCGCCTCGCAGGCCAGCCCCGTCGCAGAGCGTTTGCTGGCACGTGATCTGTTGCAGCGTGACCCCGGAGGATCGTTCTGTACCACGGCGGCGGGGCGCACCTTGTTCGAGCGCATGGCGCAACGCTATCGTACGCGGCTCGCTGAGTTGGTTGCCCGCTGGAACCCTGAAAACCACGCCGAAGTACGGCAGATGCTGACGGATTTTTCTCGCGAATTGATAGCGACAATGCCGAATGACCAGAACGCACAAACCCCGCCGGCCCGGTCGTGAAGGCGACAAACAGGGGCGTTTCTGAACCGTTCCGCCACCGAAATCTTGAACCGAGCGGTGGATTGACGCGCCAAGCCGTAGGTTAGTTTCCATACGTACCTCCGCTAATCGAAGGTACGTATGGAAACTGCTACTAGTGCCCCGACTTTGGACAGACTTGCGCCTTGGCAGCTCGTGGAGGCAACGTCGCGTTGAAGCCGACGGTCCGCGCCCTCGTGTCAGGCAAACGTCTTTTCTCGATAACGCCACGGCTCGAAACTAAAATTCTAGCACGAGGCACCGGGATCAGCACTTGGCGCAAACGCTCCGTTATCTGAAAATTCCTGTGGCAGATCCGCACGTCCGGTTAGGCACCATGCGCGTGGTCACTGGACGCGAGCCGTGCCGCGAGGCAGATTGCTTTTAACCTTTTTCCGGAGCGCGCGAATGTTTCACCCGACCCCCTGGCATTTCTGGCCCGTCGTGACCGTCGCCTTCGTCTGGCACCTCATCGGGGTCATCGATTATACAGCCACGCAGCTCAGTTTCGACTTCTGGATGGCGATGGTAACCGACAGGCAGGAAACCTTCATCGAAACGATGCCCGACTGGATCGACGGGGCCTGGGCGTTCGGGGTCTGGTTCGGATTGCTCGGCGTACTTCTGATGGCTTTTCGTGTAGCCTTTGCACCGCTCATCTTGGGTCTAAGCTTCATTTCGATCCTGGTTCTCGTGATCTGGCTCTTGTTCTTCGCGACGCCCTCACTGGTAAGCGTGTCGGGACCGGTCGGAATTTCCGTGATCGTGCTCTCGGCCCTGATCTCGCTACTTATCTGGCTTTATGCCCGTGCGATGCACAAGGAACGCGTTATCAACTAATCGAGCCCGTCCCGCGATTCTCGTGCTGTGCGCCACGCCGTCCAGTCCTCCGGCGTGTCGAGGTCGGTGATGGCTCGTTCGCCGGGCAGGGGGACGGGAATGACGTCCTCGCGTCGCAGCAGGCTGCGCGCACCCTTGTCGCCCGTCAGGGTCGCGAACCGGGCAACGAGGCGTGCAGGAAACAGGACCGGCTGACCCCAACGGCCATCGTCACTGGTGGCGCGGTGAACTCGATCGGGATCGCCCAAGAAGCTGCGGTGAATGTGTTTCAGATCGGTGTTCTCGATATCAGGCATGTCACCCAGCATGCAAAGTACCGGTCGATTGAGAACAGATCGGCCGATTGCCCGAAAGGATGCCGACATACCCGTCGCTGCATCGGGAACGGGAACCCTTTTCACCTGCAGACCTGAGAGGGCCGAATGACGCGGGCCGGCCTCGGGCAGCGTCACCATCACCGGTAGCCCGACCTCAAGCGCGCGGATCGCGAGAGATCTCAGCAGGGGGATCCCGTTGACCTGTTCGAGCAGTTTGTCGCCACCCCGCATACGTGACGAACTGCCCGCAGCGAGAATCGCGATCGTCGGATCCATGGCCTCCCTACCGTTCAGGTATCAGCCCACGCGGGGAGAAGCGAAGGACCAGCAAGAGCAGGATTCCCATTGTGAAGAGCCTCATATGCGCCGCGGAGGCCAGAAGATGCGCCCGCAGCGGGCTGGCCGGATCAAGCCCGTCGCTTATCGTCTGCATGAACCAGAGGCCGAGCGGTTCGACCTGCACCCAGAGGAACCAGATCAGGAACCCGCCGAGGATTGCGCCGTAATTGTTGCCCGATCCGCCAACAATGACCATTACCCAGACCAAGAAGGTGAAACGCAACGGCTGATAGCTCGATGGAGTAAGCTGCCCGTCGAGTGTCGTCATCATCGCCCCGGCAAGGCCGCAAATGGCTGAGCCAAGAACGAAAACCTGAAGGTGACGTGCCTTGACGTTCTTGCCCATCGCCTCCGCCGCAACCTCGTTGTCGCGAATGGCACGCATCATCCGGCCCCAGGGCGAGGCCAGTGCGGATTGCGACAACCATAGGATCAGCAGCAGGATCACTGCAAACAGACCGGTATAGGCGAGCTTCACGGCGAGGGTCGAAGCCACGACAGGATCGAGGCCTACTCCCGCGGCTCGTTCGACGAATGCGGGGCTCTGTTGAAGATCGACCTCATAGGGAACTGGGCG of Palleronia sp. LCG004 contains these proteins:
- a CDS encoding MFS transporter, translating into MSDASTDLAPEQEVRVVIGALMLVMLLSSLSQTIVSTALPTIVGELGGLEYLAWIVTAYMLAMTVVTPIYGKLGDMLGRKRVLQAAIILFLAGSALCGFAQSTTHLIIFRAIQGLGGGGLIVSAMAAVGDVVSPRERGRYQGYFGAVFGVSTVTGPLIGGYIVEHLSWRWIFYVNLPVGLVGLAVIAWAFAPPPKREPRPMDWTGAALLAIGLTALVLSTSLGGNTLPWTSPVILGLAALTILSLGALVWAERRAAEPILPPALFRNQTFLVSSAVGFIVGLAMFAAVTYMPVYLQIVQGISPSRAGLALTPLMGGLFLTSIVSGRIISRIGRYRTFPIVGTALMAVGLGLMSFLGPQTSLLLALGAMSVLGLGLGLVMQVLVLAVQNAVDYRNLGVATSGATLFRSIGGALGVSGAGAIFSAGLATRLSATLPSGTSVATTPGAINALPGPTRDLYHAAYAGALHPVFVTAAALAVLAFALTWAMRDIPLRETVGSAPVSPDIADSFAMPRNASSLEELRRIVAIASSEPNRSEALNRILTSLEVDLSPEEAWLLLQIARAEGTLPLDRLGGASASQASPVAERLLARDLLQRDPGGSFCTTAAGRTLFERMAQRYRTRLAELVARWNPENHAEVRQMLTDFSRELIATMPNDQNAQTPPARS
- a CDS encoding nucleotidyltransferase family protein, whose protein sequence is MDPTIAILAAGSSSRMRGGDKLLEQVNGIPLLRSLAIRALEVGLPVMVTLPEAGPRHSALSGLQVKRVPVPDAATGMSASFRAIGRSVLNRPVLCMLGDMPDIENTDLKHIHRSFLGDPDRVHRATSDDGRWGQPVLFPARLVARFATLTGDKGARSLLRREDVIPVPLPGERAITDLDTPEDWTAWRTARESRDGLD